The Balneola sp. MJW-20 genome window below encodes:
- a CDS encoding RNA polymerase sigma factor: MDYGELVSAIKNNEKGKTESLLNKLRPTLIKFLLVHVNASKQDAEDCAQNTLLIAIEKIRGDHLTKPEAVISYLLTTAKHEYLKTVGRNREYTFEEFPVTPSQSADQLFRLLEKEKIAQLNACVKKLDPGNREFIQYWFDHPNHEAAVVADKFKMSVNNVWTKKHRIIKELQLCLQKNE, from the coding sequence CTAGTTTCAGCCATAAAGAATAATGAAAAGGGGAAAACCGAGTCTCTCCTAAACAAACTGCGTCCCACACTGATCAAATTTTTGCTTGTACACGTAAATGCATCCAAACAAGATGCGGAGGACTGCGCTCAAAATACATTATTGATCGCTATAGAAAAAATAAGAGGTGATCATTTAACGAAGCCGGAAGCTGTTATCTCTTATTTACTGACCACGGCAAAACATGAGTACCTTAAAACAGTTGGACGAAACCGTGAATACACTTTTGAAGAATTTCCGGTTACCCCCTCCCAAAGTGCTGATCAGCTCTTCAGGCTCCTCGAAAAAGAGAAAATAGCACAGCTTAATGCCTGCGTCAAAAAACTGGATCCTGGCAACCGTGAATTTATACAATACTGGTTCGACCATCCTAATCATGAAGCAGCTGTTGTTGCTGATAAATTTAAGATGAGCGTTAACAATGTCTGGACCAAGAAACACCGTATCATCAAAGAGCTTCAGCTGTGTTTACAAAAAAATGAATAA